The proteins below are encoded in one region of bacterium:
- a CDS encoding methylmalonyl-CoA mutase: MSRDAGDALVLAGEFPPVDRARWRAAVDRSLSRDATTMSPEARDALFTKKLVTTTYDGLAIQPLYTRADAPDLPLGVPGAPPFVRGATVAGATTGGWDARARVPLLGDGAPTAVRALAELEGGATSLLLETASHAASPELLDRALAGVYLELAPIAFDAGAAAGEWGQALLTLWSRRGIHPSAARGSFGIDPLGDAARTGAWRGVEPALQAGVTMAMRCTGRFPGVRPLRIDATPYHEAGASDVEELACALATGVAYLRRLVDAGIAVDAALDLVELRVAATADQFLTIAKLRALRRCWDRIAAVAGAGAARRGPALHAQASRAMLTRYDPWVNMLRASVACFAAAVGGATAISLDPFDTRMRAEPSPLGVRMARNTQAILAEESYVGRVLDPAGGSWYVESLTAAVAAHAWDWLREIEAAGGMAAALAAGLVQARIAATRGRREQNLARRREAVTGVSEFPNVLEDVPPPFAPAVAEAPGALPVFHRADAYERLREAADAAARAGTRPQVFLATLGPLAEHTPRLNFAKNLFEAGGIAAVGAGTVDADGVAARFVESGAALACVCGNDERYAAEAEAVVGALRAAGPRRLYVAGSVDRLRETLTAAGVDEYVVLGCDAVDLLTRALGAALPPQE, translated from the coding sequence ATGTCGCGTGACGCCGGCGACGCGCTCGTCCTCGCGGGCGAGTTCCCGCCGGTCGACCGCGCCCGCTGGCGGGCCGCGGTCGACCGTTCGCTCTCGCGCGACGCCACGACGATGTCGCCGGAGGCGCGCGACGCCCTGTTCACGAAGAAGCTCGTCACGACGACGTACGACGGCCTCGCCATCCAGCCGCTCTACACGCGCGCCGACGCGCCAGATCTCCCGCTCGGCGTCCCCGGGGCGCCGCCGTTCGTGCGCGGCGCGACGGTGGCGGGGGCCACGACCGGCGGCTGGGACGCCCGCGCCCGCGTCCCCCTCCTGGGCGACGGTGCGCCCACCGCCGTGCGTGCGCTCGCGGAGCTGGAGGGCGGCGCGACCTCGCTCCTGCTCGAGACCGCGTCGCACGCGGCGAGCCCCGAGCTGCTCGATCGCGCGCTCGCGGGGGTCTACCTGGAGCTGGCGCCCATCGCCTTCGACGCCGGAGCGGCGGCGGGGGAGTGGGGGCAGGCGCTGCTCACGCTTTGGAGCCGCCGCGGCATCCATCCGTCCGCGGCACGCGGCTCCTTCGGCATCGATCCGCTCGGCGACGCCGCCCGCACCGGCGCATGGCGGGGCGTCGAGCCCGCGCTCCAGGCGGGCGTCACGATGGCGATGCGCTGCACCGGGCGCTTTCCGGGCGTACGCCCCCTGCGCATCGACGCCACGCCGTACCATGAGGCCGGCGCCTCCGACGTCGAGGAGCTCGCCTGCGCGCTCGCGACCGGTGTCGCCTACCTGCGCCGGCTCGTCGACGCCGGCATCGCGGTCGACGCCGCCCTCGACCTCGTCGAGCTGCGCGTCGCCGCCACCGCCGACCAGTTTCTCACCATCGCCAAGCTGCGCGCGCTCCGGCGCTGCTGGGACCGGATCGCCGCGGTCGCTGGCGCCGGCGCGGCGCGGCGCGGGCCGGCGCTGCACGCGCAGGCGTCGCGCGCGATGCTGACGCGCTACGACCCGTGGGTGAACATGCTGCGGGCGAGCGTCGCCTGCTTCGCCGCCGCCGTCGGCGGGGCGACCGCGATCAGCCTCGATCCGTTCGACACCCGCATGCGCGCGGAGCCGAGCCCCCTCGGCGTGCGCATGGCGCGCAACACCCAGGCGATCCTCGCCGAGGAGTCGTACGTCGGCCGCGTGCTGGATCCGGCGGGCGGCTCCTGGTACGTCGAGTCGCTCACGGCCGCGGTCGCCGCCCACGCCTGGGACTGGTTGCGAGAGATCGAGGCCGCCGGCGGCATGGCGGCGGCGCTTGCAGCCGGGCTCGTCCAGGCACGCATCGCCGCGACGCGCGGGAGGCGCGAGCAGAACCTCGCGCGCCGGCGCGAGGCCGTGACCGGCGTCAGCGAGTTTCCGAACGTGCTCGAGGACGTCCCGCCGCCGTTCGCGCCGGCGGTCGCCGAGGCCCCCGGGGCGCTGCCGGTCTTCCATCGTGCCGACGCCTACGAGCGCCTGCGCGAGGCGGCCGATGCAGCCGCGCGAGCGGGCACGCGGCCGCAGGTGTTCCTCGCGACCCTCGGCCCGCTCGCGGAGCATACGCCGCGGCTCAACTTCGCGAAGAACCTGTTCGAGGCCGGCGGGATCGCCGCCGTCGGTGCCGGCACCGTCGATGCGGACGGCGTGGCGGCGCGGTTCGTGGAAAGCGGGGCCGCACTCGCGTGCGTGTGCGGCAACGACGAACGCTACGCCGCCGAGGCCGAGGCCGTCGTGGGGGCGCTGCGGGCGGCCGGGCCGCGGCGCCTCTACGTCGCCGGCTCGGTCGATCGGCTGCGCGAGACGCTCACCGCCGCCGGCGTGGACGAGTATGTGGTGCTCGGCTGCGACGCGGTCGACCTCCTCACCCGCGCCCTGGGCGCCGCGCTGCCGCCGCAGGAGTGA
- a CDS encoding cobyric acid synthase — protein sequence MPAALMLQGCGSDVGKSVLVAGLCRLFADRGLVVRPFKPQNMSNNAAVTPDGGEIGRAQALQALACRIAPHVDMNPVLLKPQSDVGAQVVVLGRMAGTWMARGWQQARSDLLPVVVAAFRRLQAASDLVVVEGAGSPAETNLRAGDIANMGFAAAAGVPVVLVGDIDRGHVIAALVGAHAVLDADDRARIAGFVVNKFRGDPALFDAGRADVVRRTGWRDLGMLPWLSSARRLPAEDAVVLDAPVPAGTGRARIVVPLLSRIANFDEFDALRGEPDVDFAFVPPGRALPGDAALVILPGTKATRADLAMLRAEGWDVDVHAHVRRGGRVLGVCGGFQMLGRRVADPHGVEGPPGEDAGLGLLDVDTVLTGDKVLRPVTGSLVHGDARFTGYEMHVGRTTGASCGRPLLAIDGRAGDGALSADGRVAGTYVHGLFGDRTARAALLAPLGATARAPDQGAAVDALLDEVAAACARHLDVDALLAVARGAA from the coding sequence ATGCCCGCCGCGCTGATGCTCCAGGGCTGCGGCTCCGACGTCGGCAAGTCGGTGCTCGTCGCCGGTCTCTGCCGCCTCTTCGCCGATCGCGGTCTGGTCGTGCGGCCGTTCAAGCCGCAGAACATGTCGAACAACGCGGCCGTCACGCCGGACGGCGGCGAGATCGGTCGCGCCCAGGCGTTGCAGGCGCTCGCATGTCGGATCGCGCCGCACGTCGACATGAATCCCGTCCTGCTGAAGCCGCAGAGCGACGTCGGCGCCCAGGTCGTCGTGCTCGGCCGGATGGCGGGCACGTGGATGGCGCGCGGCTGGCAGCAGGCGCGGAGCGATCTCCTGCCGGTCGTGGTCGCCGCCTTCCGCCGTCTCCAGGCGGCGAGCGACCTCGTCGTGGTCGAAGGCGCCGGCAGCCCGGCCGAGACGAACCTGCGCGCGGGCGACATCGCGAACATGGGATTCGCTGCCGCCGCCGGGGTGCCCGTGGTCCTCGTCGGCGACATCGACCGCGGCCACGTGATCGCCGCGCTGGTCGGCGCGCACGCGGTCCTCGATGCGGACGACCGCGCCCGCATCGCGGGATTCGTCGTCAACAAGTTCCGCGGCGACCCCGCGCTCTTCGACGCGGGACGCGCCGACGTCGTCCGCCGCACCGGATGGCGCGATCTCGGTATGCTGCCGTGGCTGTCGAGCGCGCGCCGCTTGCCGGCCGAGGACGCCGTCGTGCTCGACGCGCCGGTGCCGGCAGGCACGGGCCGCGCGCGCATCGTCGTCCCGCTGCTCTCGCGGATCGCCAACTTCGACGAGTTCGATGCGCTGCGCGGCGAGCCCGACGTCGACTTCGCGTTCGTCCCGCCCGGTCGCGCGCTGCCCGGAGACGCCGCTCTCGTGATCCTCCCGGGCACGAAGGCGACCCGCGCCGACCTCGCGATGCTGCGTGCCGAAGGATGGGACGTCGACGTGCACGCGCACGTGCGCCGGGGCGGCCGCGTGCTGGGCGTCTGCGGCGGCTTCCAGATGCTGGGGCGGCGGGTGGCGGATCCGCACGGCGTCGAGGGGCCGCCGGGCGAGGACGCGGGGCTCGGCCTGCTCGACGTCGATACCGTGCTGACGGGCGACAAGGTCCTGCGGCCCGTCACCGGATCCCTGGTCCACGGGGACGCGCGCTTCACCGGCTACGAGATGCACGTCGGGCGCACGACCGGCGCGTCGTGCGGACGGCCGCTGCTCGCGATCGACGGCCGTGCCGGCGACGGGGCGCTCTCGGCCGACGGTCGCGTCGCGGGCACCTACGTGCACGGCCTCTTCGGCGACCGCACGGCACGCGCCGCGCTGCTCGCGCCGCTCGGCGCGACGGCGCGCGCGCCGGACCAGGGCGCCGCCGTGGACGCCCTGCTCGACGAGGTCGCGGCCGCGTGTGCGCGGCATCTCGACGTGGACGCGCTGCTCGCCGTTGCCCGCGGCGCGGCCTGA
- the meaB gene encoding methylmalonyl Co-A mutase-associated GTPase MeaB, with amino-acid sequence MSEPQGAAVDVGRFADGVVAGDRAAVARAITLVESTRADHQQAADELVSRLLPRTGHAHRIGITGVPGAGKSTFVEALGTRLTAQGRRVAVLAVDPSSVRSGGSILGDKTRMARLSTDPAAYVRPSPSAGSLGGVTRSTRQAIVIVEAAGYDVVVVETVGVGQSEVAVAEMVDTFLLLMLTRTGDSLQGIKRGVLELADVIAVNKADGKHVADAQRAAQELASAIHLLAPKSLHWRVPVLTCSARDGMGIDEVWARVQGHRACIEAKGELEAMRLRQETQWMWSLVHDRVLRRLRESPAVREHARRLEGELRARGMTASRAAAELLARLGWWDGEG; translated from the coding sequence GTGAGCGAGCCGCAGGGGGCCGCCGTCGACGTCGGACGCTTCGCCGACGGCGTCGTCGCCGGCGATCGCGCCGCGGTGGCGCGGGCGATCACGCTCGTCGAGTCGACGCGTGCCGACCACCAGCAGGCCGCCGATGAGCTCGTATCGCGCCTCCTGCCGCGTACCGGGCATGCGCACCGCATCGGCATCACGGGCGTCCCCGGCGCAGGCAAGTCGACGTTCGTCGAGGCCCTGGGGACGCGGCTGACGGCGCAGGGACGCCGCGTGGCGGTGCTGGCGGTCGACCCGTCGTCGGTGCGCAGCGGCGGCAGCATCCTCGGCGACAAGACGCGCATGGCGCGTCTCTCGACCGATCCCGCGGCGTACGTGCGACCGTCGCCGTCGGCAGGCTCGCTCGGCGGGGTGACGCGCTCCACCCGCCAGGCGATCGTGATCGTCGAGGCTGCGGGCTACGACGTCGTCGTCGTCGAGACCGTCGGGGTGGGGCAGTCGGAGGTGGCGGTCGCCGAGATGGTGGACACGTTCCTCCTCCTCATGCTGACGCGTACCGGCGACAGCCTCCAGGGCATCAAGCGCGGCGTGCTCGAGCTGGCCGACGTCATCGCCGTCAACAAGGCCGACGGCAAGCACGTTGCCGACGCGCAGCGCGCCGCGCAGGAGCTGGCGAGCGCGATCCATCTCCTGGCGCCGAAGAGCCTGCACTGGCGTGTGCCCGTGCTGACGTGCAGCGCACGCGACGGCATGGGCATCGACGAGGTGTGGGCGCGGGTGCAGGGCCACCGCGCCTGCATCGAGGCAAAGGGCGAGCTCGAGGCGATGCGGCTGCGACAGGAGACGCAGTGGATGTGGTCCCTGGTCCACGACCGCGTACTGCGCCGGCTGCGCGAGTCACCGGCGGTGCGCGAGCACGCGCGGCGGCTCGAAGGCGAGCTGCGGGCGCGTGGGATGACCGCGTCGCGGGCGGCGGCTGAGCTGCTGGCGCGGCTCGGGTGGTGGGACGGGGAGGGGTGA
- a CDS encoding ABC transporter substrate-binding protein produces the protein MRVVSLTCSNTEIVCALDCADLLVGVDDHSDHPPAIVARLPRVGPDLQIDVARVAALRPDLVLASLTVPGHERVVEALEAARLPWMATEPVSLDDVYADVATIARVLGVGGRAEGVVRAMRTALGAPSAAPGRRPSVLVEWWPKPVIVPGGRSWVAQMLAAAGACGPLDDEAVKSRPITDDEVRTFDPDAVVIAWCGVPFAKYRPDVVRRRPAWRDLRAIARGHVYCIAEAHLGRPGPRLVDGVRDLRRVVRACGGAG, from the coding sequence ATCCGCGTCGTGTCGCTCACCTGCTCCAACACGGAGATCGTGTGTGCCCTCGACTGCGCGGACTTGCTCGTGGGCGTCGACGACCACTCGGACCATCCGCCCGCGATCGTCGCACGCCTGCCGCGCGTCGGCCCCGATCTCCAGATCGACGTGGCGCGCGTGGCGGCGCTGCGTCCCGATCTCGTGCTGGCGTCGCTCACCGTGCCCGGACATGAGCGCGTCGTCGAGGCGCTGGAGGCCGCCCGGTTGCCGTGGATGGCGACGGAGCCCGTGAGCCTCGACGACGTCTACGCGGATGTCGCGACGATCGCGCGTGTGCTCGGCGTCGGCGGGCGTGCCGAGGGCGTCGTGCGGGCGATGCGGACCGCGCTGGGCGCGCCGTCCGCCGCGCCGGGCCGGCGCCCGAGCGTGCTCGTCGAGTGGTGGCCGAAGCCGGTGATCGTCCCGGGGGGCCGCTCGTGGGTGGCGCAGATGCTGGCGGCGGCGGGGGCCTGCGGCCCGCTCGACGACGAGGCGGTGAAGAGCCGGCCCATCACCGACGACGAGGTGCGCACCTTCGATCCCGACGCGGTGGTGATCGCCTGGTGCGGCGTTCCCTTCGCGAAGTATCGCCCGGACGTGGTCCGGCGCCGCCCGGCCTGGCGCGACCTGCGCGCGATCGCGCGCGGGCACGTCTACTGCATCGCCGAGGCTCATCTCGGGCGCCCCGGGCCGCGCCTGGTCGACGGCGTGCGCGATCTCCGCCGCGTCGTCCGCGCGTGCGGCGGGGCAGGCTGA
- a CDS encoding protein kinase — translation MTPDLAGLVARARTLDKAAVATLVSLYEDQRPSARAGRAVVQDLLDAGASDACVVLGVTGSPGSGKSSLIGRLAAELVARDPALSVAVLAVDPSSPISGGALLGDRTRMRPSTERRLFFRSQASARELGGLGPATFQVCRLLSRLFDSVILETVGVGQSEADVRLLADEVYLVLTPLGGDEVQLLKAGIIEIPDVFVVNKCDEPSADRAYHQLRASLWLARPFDAETLPIHRTSARTGAGMDALVDAVLARIRRGPARAVAERAPLFFTRWVQEEWGRAGVAFLEETLGGSEAHLAAADGFDRAQLGFSTLLLAAVRQGEAPGTTKGRRHVA, via the coding sequence ATGACGCCCGACCTCGCCGGCCTCGTGGCGCGCGCGCGGACGCTCGACAAGGCGGCGGTCGCGACGCTGGTCTCGCTGTACGAGGACCAGCGGCCGTCGGCCCGCGCAGGACGCGCCGTCGTGCAGGACCTGCTCGACGCCGGCGCGTCCGACGCCTGCGTCGTGCTCGGCGTCACCGGCAGCCCCGGCTCGGGCAAGTCGTCGCTCATCGGGCGCCTCGCGGCCGAGCTGGTGGCGCGCGATCCGGCGCTCTCGGTCGCCGTGCTCGCGGTGGATCCGTCGAGCCCGATCTCGGGCGGCGCGCTCCTCGGCGACCGCACGCGGATGCGGCCGTCGACCGAACGCCGGCTGTTCTTCCGCAGCCAGGCCTCGGCGCGCGAGCTGGGCGGCCTCGGCCCGGCGACGTTCCAGGTCTGCCGGCTGCTGTCGCGGCTTTTCGACAGCGTGATCCTGGAGACCGTCGGCGTCGGTCAGAGCGAGGCCGACGTCCGCCTGCTGGCCGACGAGGTCTACCTCGTCCTGACGCCGCTCGGCGGCGACGAGGTGCAGCTCCTGAAGGCCGGTATCATCGAGATCCCGGACGTCTTCGTCGTGAACAAGTGCGACGAGCCCTCGGCCGACCGGGCCTACCATCAGCTGCGCGCGAGCCTCTGGCTGGCGCGCCCGTTCGACGCCGAGACGCTGCCGATCCACCGCACGAGCGCCCGCACGGGCGCGGGCATGGACGCGCTGGTCGACGCCGTGCTCGCGCGCATCCGCCGCGGCCCGGCGCGCGCCGTCGCCGAGCGCGCACCGCTCTTCTTCACCCGCTGGGTACAGGAGGAGTGGGGCCGCGCGGGCGTCGCCTTCCTCGAGGAGACGCTCGGGGGCTCCGAGGCGCACCTCGCGGCGGCCGACGGCTTCGACCGCGCGCAGCTCGGGTTCTCGACGCTGCTGCTCGCCGCCGTCCGCCAGGGCGAGGCCCCCGGCACGACGAAGGGGCGACGCCATGTCGCGTGA
- a CDS encoding protein meaA, protein MPAIAPQAPRLVPPPHRIRAADGVPARDPAWIIRTYAGHSSATASNRLYRANLASGQTGLSIAFDLPTQCGYDSDDPIALPEVGKVGVPINSLDDFHVLFDAIPIEKMNTSMTINGTAMWLLALYVALARERHVDTRLLNGTTQNDLIKEYLARGTYIFPPEQSLRIVAEMYEFCLDAVPKWNPSNICSYHLQEAGATPVQEIAFALVNAIGLLDLLRTRGRFDPKRLDDLVGRISFFVNAGIRFVEEMCKMRAFGEMWDEILRERYGVADARARRFRYGVQVNSLGLTEKQPENNAWRILIEALGVTLSRNARCRALQLPAWNEALSLPRPWDQQWSLRLQQILAYETDLLEYPDLFDGSPVVRSKVTELKGEAQALIDTILGMGGVIASIESGFMKSALVRSMSQRMSAINTGDQIVVGLNKWAEGLTSPLVGGEDGGLFQIDPAATAQTFASLEATRARRDAGRVTECLARLRDAARSGDSMMEPSIACALARVTTGEWAGALREVFGEYRPPTGVDGQRLGLGGDRVDLLRRRLARLTETLGHRPRIVVGKPGLDGHSNGAEVIAVSARHVGFDVIYSGIRLSAEAIVHSAVEEDADVIGASVLSGSHLELAAQIMETLRTYGAADRVRVVFGGIIPQGDFAKLRALGVTRVFTPSDYQLIDIMEAIADVIEEGRR, encoded by the coding sequence ATGCCGGCCATCGCACCACAGGCTCCGCGACTCGTGCCACCGCCGCATCGCATCCGGGCGGCCGACGGCGTTCCCGCTCGCGATCCTGCGTGGATCATCCGCACCTACGCGGGGCACTCGAGCGCCACCGCCTCGAACCGCCTGTACCGTGCGAACCTCGCCAGCGGGCAGACGGGCCTCTCGATCGCCTTCGATCTACCGACCCAGTGCGGCTACGACTCGGACGATCCCATCGCGCTGCCGGAGGTCGGCAAGGTCGGCGTGCCGATCAACTCGCTCGACGACTTCCACGTTCTCTTCGACGCCATCCCCATCGAGAAGATGAACACCTCGATGACGATCAACGGGACGGCGATGTGGCTGCTGGCGCTCTACGTCGCGCTGGCGCGCGAGCGCCACGTCGACACACGGCTGCTGAACGGCACCACCCAGAACGACCTCATCAAGGAATACCTCGCGCGCGGAACATACATCTTCCCGCCCGAGCAGAGCCTGCGCATCGTCGCCGAGATGTACGAGTTCTGCCTCGACGCCGTGCCGAAGTGGAATCCGTCGAACATCTGCTCGTACCACCTGCAGGAGGCCGGGGCGACGCCCGTGCAGGAGATCGCCTTCGCGCTCGTCAACGCGATCGGGCTGCTCGATCTTCTGCGCACGCGCGGGCGCTTCGATCCGAAGCGCTTGGACGACCTCGTCGGCCGCATCAGCTTCTTCGTGAACGCGGGCATCCGCTTCGTGGAGGAGATGTGCAAGATGCGGGCGTTCGGCGAGATGTGGGACGAGATCCTGCGCGAGCGCTACGGCGTCGCCGACGCGCGCGCGCGCCGCTTTCGCTACGGCGTGCAGGTGAACTCGCTCGGGCTCACCGAGAAGCAGCCCGAGAACAACGCCTGGCGCATCCTGATCGAGGCGCTCGGCGTGACCCTGAGCCGCAATGCGCGGTGTCGGGCCCTGCAGCTGCCCGCCTGGAACGAGGCCCTGTCGCTGCCGCGCCCGTGGGACCAGCAGTGGTCGCTGCGCCTCCAGCAGATCCTCGCGTACGAGACCGATCTGCTCGAGTACCCGGATCTCTTCGACGGCAGCCCCGTGGTGCGCTCGAAGGTGACGGAGCTGAAGGGCGAGGCGCAGGCACTCATCGACACCATCCTCGGCATGGGCGGCGTCATCGCGTCGATCGAGTCCGGGTTCATGAAGTCGGCGCTGGTGCGCTCGATGTCGCAGCGCATGAGCGCCATCAACACCGGCGACCAGATCGTCGTGGGGCTCAACAAGTGGGCCGAGGGGCTGACGTCGCCGCTCGTCGGCGGGGAGGACGGCGGGCTCTTCCAGATCGATCCGGCGGCGACGGCGCAGACCTTCGCGAGCCTCGAGGCGACGCGTGCACGGCGCGACGCCGGCCGCGTCACCGAATGTCTCGCGCGGCTGCGCGACGCGGCGCGGTCGGGCGACTCGATGATGGAGCCGTCGATCGCGTGCGCGCTCGCGCGCGTGACCACCGGCGAATGGGCCGGTGCCCTGCGCGAGGTGTTCGGCGAGTACCGGCCGCCGACCGGGGTCGATGGCCAGCGGCTCGGACTCGGCGGCGACCGCGTCGACCTGCTGCGCCGGCGGCTGGCGCGCCTCACCGAGACGCTCGGCCATCGCCCGCGCATCGTGGTCGGCAAACCCGGACTCGACGGCCACTCGAACGGCGCCGAGGTGATCGCGGTGTCGGCCCGTCACGTCGGCTTCGACGTGATCTACTCCGGCATCCGGCTGAGCGCCGAGGCGATCGTGCACTCCGCCGTCGAGGAGGACGCGGACGTGATCGGCGCCTCGGTGCTGAGCGGCTCGCACCTCGAGCTGGCGGCGCAGATCATGGAGACGCTGCGCACGTACGGTGCGGCGGATCGGGTGCGGGTGGTGTTCGGCGGGATCATCCCGCAGGGCGACTTCGCCAAGCTCCGGGCGCTGGGCGTCACGCGCGTCTTCACGCCGTCCGACTACCAGCTCATCGACATCATGGAGGCGATCGCCGACGTCATCGAGGAGGGCCGGCGATGA
- the scpA gene encoding methylmalonyl-CoA mutase produces the protein MPTDTRIPSFADVDLDGDTPSGADVDAWRDAYAREAARDGEETAWLTPEGIEVAPLYGAADLEGLDFLDGYPGVVPFLRGPYPTMYVQKPWTIRQYAGFSTAEESNAFYRRNLAAGQKGLSIAFDLATHRGYDSDHPRVLGDVGMAGVAIDSILDMRQLFDGIPLDQMSVSMTMNGAVLPVLALFVVAGEEQGVAHAKLTGTIQNDVLKEFMVRNTYIYPPTASMRIISDIFAWTSQEMPRFNSISISGYHMQEAGATADLELGYTLADGLEYLRAGLGAGLTVDAFAPRLSFFWAIGMNFFMEVAKMRAARMLWAKLVRPFAPKDERSLSLRTHSQTSGWSLTAQDVYNNVVRTCVEAMAATQGHTQSLHTNALDEALALPTDFSARIARNTQLFLQQESGTCRVIDPWGGSFYVERLTAELAKRAWAHIHEVAEAGGMTAAIEQGLPKLRIEEAATRTQARIDSGRQPVIGVNKYLPERDEPIEVLKVDNAAVRAQQIAKLERLRAERDPAVLRAALERLTNAAGRALAGTREPGLGENLLQLAVEAARARATVGEISDALGQVYGRHTAEIRAVSGVYRREFGESGDVVAARRRAEAFEAQFGRRPRILVAKMGQDGHDRGQKVIATAFADLGFDVDIGPLFQTPDEVARQAVDADVHVVGASSLAAGHLTLVPELRGALAKLGREDIMIVVGGVIPPGDFDALHAAGAAAIFPPGTVIAQAALGLLDRLTLRLAPAERSASRA, from the coding sequence ATGCCGACCGACACGAGAATTCCGAGCTTCGCCGACGTCGACCTCGATGGCGACACCCCTTCCGGCGCCGACGTGGATGCCTGGCGGGATGCCTACGCGCGCGAGGCGGCGCGCGACGGCGAGGAGACGGCCTGGCTGACGCCCGAGGGCATCGAGGTGGCGCCGCTCTACGGCGCCGCCGATCTCGAGGGCCTCGATTTCCTCGACGGCTACCCGGGCGTCGTGCCGTTCCTGCGCGGGCCGTATCCGACCATGTACGTGCAGAAGCCGTGGACGATTCGCCAGTACGCCGGCTTCTCGACGGCCGAGGAGTCGAACGCGTTCTACCGCCGCAACCTGGCCGCCGGGCAGAAGGGGCTGTCGATCGCCTTCGATCTCGCGACCCACCGCGGCTACGACAGCGACCACCCGCGCGTGCTCGGCGACGTCGGCATGGCCGGCGTGGCGATCGACTCGATCCTCGACATGCGCCAGCTCTTCGACGGCATCCCGCTCGATCAGATGAGCGTGTCGATGACCATGAACGGTGCGGTGCTGCCGGTCCTGGCGCTCTTCGTCGTCGCCGGCGAGGAGCAGGGCGTCGCGCACGCGAAGCTCACCGGGACCATCCAGAACGACGTCCTCAAGGAGTTCATGGTCCGCAACACCTACATCTACCCGCCCACCGCCTCGATGCGGATCATCTCCGACATCTTCGCGTGGACGTCGCAGGAGATGCCGCGCTTCAACTCGATCTCGATCTCCGGCTACCACATGCAGGAGGCGGGAGCGACGGCGGATCTCGAGCTCGGCTACACGCTCGCCGACGGCCTCGAGTATCTCCGCGCCGGGCTCGGTGCCGGCCTCACCGTCGACGCGTTCGCGCCGCGGCTGTCGTTCTTCTGGGCCATCGGCATGAACTTCTTCATGGAAGTGGCAAAGATGCGTGCGGCGCGCATGCTGTGGGCGAAGCTCGTGCGGCCCTTTGCGCCGAAGGACGAGCGCTCACTGTCGCTGCGCACGCATTCGCAGACGTCCGGGTGGTCGCTCACGGCGCAGGACGTGTACAACAATGTGGTGCGGACGTGCGTCGAGGCGATGGCGGCGACGCAGGGCCACACCCAGTCGTTGCACACGAACGCGCTCGACGAGGCGCTGGCGCTGCCCACCGACTTCAGCGCGCGCATCGCGCGCAACACCCAGCTCTTTCTCCAGCAGGAGTCGGGGACCTGCCGCGTGATCGATCCGTGGGGCGGCAGCTTCTACGTCGAGCGGCTCACCGCCGAGCTGGCGAAGCGCGCCTGGGCGCATATCCACGAGGTCGCGGAAGCAGGGGGGATGACGGCGGCGATCGAGCAGGGCCTGCCGAAGCTGCGCATCGAGGAGGCGGCGACGCGCACGCAGGCGCGCATCGACTCCGGGCGCCAGCCGGTCATCGGCGTCAACAAGTACCTGCCGGAGCGCGACGAGCCGATCGAGGTGCTGAAGGTCGACAATGCGGCCGTGCGCGCCCAGCAGATCGCGAAGCTGGAGCGCTTGCGCGCCGAGCGCGATCCGGCGGTGCTGCGGGCAGCTCTCGAGCGACTGACGAACGCGGCGGGCCGGGCGCTCGCCGGCACGCGCGAGCCCGGACTCGGCGAGAATCTCCTCCAGCTCGCCGTCGAGGCGGCGCGTGCCCGGGCCACGGTGGGCGAGATCAGCGACGCCCTGGGGCAGGTGTACGGCCGGCACACCGCGGAGATCCGCGCCGTGTCGGGTGTCTACCGGCGCGAATTCGGCGAGAGCGGCGACGTCGTGGCGGCGCGCAGGCGGGCCGAGGCGTTCGAGGCGCAGTTCGGCCGGCGGCCGCGCATCCTGGTCGCGAAGATGGGGCAGGACGGCCACGACCGCGGCCAGAAGGTGATCGCCACCGCCTTCGCCGACCTCGGCTTCGACGTCGATATCGGCCCGCTCTTCCAGACGCCGGACGAGGTGGCACGGCAGGCCGTCGACGCCGATGTGCACGTCGTCGGCGCGTCGTCGCTCGCGGCGGGGCACCTGACGCTCGTCCCCGAGCTGCGCGGTGCGCTCGCGAAGCTCGGGCGCGAGGACATCATGATCGTCGTCGGTGGCGTCATCCCGCCCGGCGATTTCGACGCGCTCCACGCCGCCGGCGCCGCGGCCATCTTCCCGCCCGGCACGGTGATCGCGCAGGCGGCGCTCGGTCTCCTCGATCGGCTGACGCTCCGGCTCGCGCCGGCCGAGCGGTCCGCGAGCCGCGCGTGA